From one [Ruminococcus] lactaris ATCC 29176 genomic stretch:
- a CDS encoding HAD family hydrolase, with translation MKYIIFDLDGTLSRTDKFMIPSIELAMEKMNIPVWTEDAIRCTIGEPVEVTNLKFFGQKKSEEADNFWKLVSGYYRTVFHNSVEEYEGVGDMLDSLHERGYKTAVCSNADEEYIEEVLDKLNLHEKIDRVRPIIPGKGKVESLARFLQDENPEFAILVGDRCYDFEAAQANRILFVACKYGCGTEEELKMADYSINEPRELLDILNEIEKILKN, from the coding sequence ATGAAATATATTATTTTTGATTTAGATGGAACATTGAGTCGAACAGATAAATTTATGATTCCATCAATTGAATTGGCAATGGAAAAAATGAATATACCGGTTTGGACAGAAGATGCTATTCGCTGCACGATAGGTGAACCGGTAGAAGTGACCAATCTCAAATTTTTTGGACAGAAAAAAAGCGAAGAAGCGGATAATTTCTGGAAATTAGTATCTGGTTATTATAGAACAGTATTTCATAATTCTGTTGAGGAATATGAAGGTGTAGGAGATATGCTGGATTCTCTTCATGAAAGAGGATATAAAACAGCAGTATGTTCAAACGCCGATGAAGAGTATATAGAAGAGGTATTGGACAAACTTAATTTGCACGAAAAAATAGATCGAGTAAGACCTATTATTCCAGGAAAAGGAAAAGTGGAATCATTAGCCCGTTTTTTACAGGATGAAAATCCAGAGTTCGCAATATTAGTAGGCGACCGGTGTTATGACTTTGAAGCAGCGCAGGCAAATCGTATTTTGTTTGTTGCCTGTAAATATGGATGTGGAACAGAGGAAGAGCTGAAAATGGCAGATTATTCTATAAATGAGCCACGGGAACTATTGGATATTTTGAATGAAATAGAAAAAATTTTAAAAAATTAA
- a CDS encoding Cof-type HAD-IIB family hydrolase, which produces MKYKVLVLDLDGTLTNSKKKITDYTKKILLNLQKKGVHIVLASGRPEYGIWPIAKELELEKYGGYILAFNGGKIVECSTKKTIFERTIEYSYVQEIYEQVKDKKVALLTYENDSLITETPKDFYVEKESFINKMKIKGVEDFIQYISFPITKCLITGDGTYLERLEKKLQEYFKDELSIYRSEPFFLEIMPPLIDKAKSLEKLLRYLDCSRKEMVACGDGLNDLTMIEYAGIGVAMDNAQPVLKEKSDFVTLSNDQDGVAEAVKHFWKELA; this is translated from the coding sequence ATGAAATATAAAGTTCTTGTTCTTGATTTAGATGGAACATTAACAAATTCAAAGAAAAAAATTACAGATTATACTAAGAAAATATTATTAAATTTACAGAAAAAAGGAGTACATATTGTACTTGCATCAGGTCGTCCAGAGTATGGAATCTGGCCGATAGCAAAAGAGTTGGAATTAGAAAAATATGGTGGCTATATTCTTGCGTTTAACGGAGGAAAGATTGTAGAGTGTAGTACAAAAAAAACAATATTTGAACGAACAATAGAATATTCGTATGTTCAAGAAATTTATGAGCAGGTAAAGGATAAAAAAGTAGCACTTCTCACATATGAAAATGATTCATTGATAACAGAAACGCCGAAAGATTTTTATGTAGAAAAAGAATCTTTTATTAATAAGATGAAAATAAAAGGGGTAGAAGATTTTATACAATATATCTCCTTCCCAATTACAAAATGTCTTATTACAGGTGATGGAACATATTTAGAAAGATTAGAGAAAAAATTACAAGAATATTTTAAAGATGAGTTAAGTATATATCGATCCGAACCATTTTTCCTGGAAATTATGCCACCTTTAATTGATAAAGCAAAATCTTTAGAAAAGCTCTTGAGATATCTGGATTGTTCTCGAAAAGAGATGGTAGCATGTGGAGATGGGCTAAATGATCTTACGATGATTGAATATGCAGGAATAGGTGTGGCAATGGATAATGCACAACCAGTGTTAAAAGAAAAATCTGATTTTGTTACACTTTCGAATGATCAAGATGGTGTTGCTGAGGCAGTAAAACATTTTTGGAAAGAACTCGCATAA
- a CDS encoding SIS domain-containing protein, whose amino-acid sequence MFNFDVPRYEKVVGDAIALRPQIEKAVDEICKEGYSNIFFIGCGGTYAHSLPMKYWFDTTSEIETHSVIAAEFMVSGHKRFTKDSVCVFSTRSGNTKEIVAAIKYCKEAGARTLVYVSNDNTPACEYADYKFFSFAEDDCLCEAIYTYMITLLARFKKNAGEFDKYDEFVEQYSKIVPYLLKAKEQYEDRCAKMAVEHKDTDYHMVIGSGMLWGEAYDYAMCILEEMQWIKTKSIHAAEYFHGTLELVEEDTSLILFYGEDETRPLMDRVKNFSEKVTKVINIFDTKEVELPFKDAEYRKIVSPMIMYAITERLSCHLEKERNHPLTTRRYYRQMEY is encoded by the coding sequence ATGTTTAATTTTGATGTACCACGTTACGAAAAAGTTGTAGGAGATGCAATTGCATTAAGACCACAGATCGAGAAAGCAGTTGATGAGATTTGCAAGGAGGGTTATTCAAACATTTTCTTTATTGGATGCGGCGGAACTTATGCACATTCACTTCCAATGAAATATTGGTTTGATACAACTTCAGAGATTGAAACACACTCAGTAATTGCAGCAGAATTCATGGTATCAGGACATAAGAGATTCACAAAAGACTCAGTATGTGTATTCTCTACAAGAAGTGGAAATACAAAAGAGATTGTAGCAGCAATCAAATATTGTAAAGAAGCAGGAGCAAGAACTCTGGTATATGTATCAAATGATAATACACCAGCTTGTGAATATGCAGATTATAAGTTCTTCAGTTTTGCAGAAGATGATTGCCTGTGTGAAGCAATTTATACATATATGATTACATTACTGGCAAGATTCAAAAAGAATGCAGGAGAATTTGATAAATATGATGAGTTTGTAGAGCAGTACAGCAAGATTGTTCCATATCTCCTGAAAGCAAAAGAGCAGTATGAAGATAGATGTGCAAAAATGGCAGTAGAACATAAAGATACAGACTATCATATGGTAATTGGATCTGGAATGCTTTGGGGAGAAGCTTATGATTATGCAATGTGTATCCTTGAAGAGATGCAGTGGATTAAAACTAAATCTATCCATGCAGCAGAATATTTCCATGGAACACTGGAACTTGTAGAAGAAGATACAAGCTTAATCCTCTTCTACGGAGAAGATGAGACAAGACCATTAATGGATCGTGTTAAAAACTTCTCAGAAAAAGTAACAAAAGTAATTAATATTTTTGATACAAAAGAAGTTGAACTTCCATTTAAAGATGCTGAATACAGAAAAATTGTTTCTCCAATGATCATGTATGCGATTACAGAAAGATTAAGTTGCCATCTTGAAAAAGAGAGAAATCATCCACTTACAACTAGAAGATACTATCGTCAGATGGAATACTAA
- the pfkA gene encoding 6-phosphofructokinase: MKKIGVLTSGGDAPGMNAAIRAVVKTAIANGIQPIGFIKGYNGILEKNYHVMDRESVSGIIHSGGTILKTARCMEFYEASYREKAFHNAKEIGLDGLVVIGGDGSYRGAGYLSELGLPCIGVPGTIDNDIASTEYTIGYDTAMNTVVECVDKLNDTCQSHERCSVVEVMGRHAGHIALNTGIATGAVQIITEEIPTPIDDVVENVKKIRESGKDHFIVIVSEGYGNPVEIATQIQEKTGIDSRATILGHVQRGGNPTLKDRVNATRMGYYAVKLLEEGKTNRVVALQQGNLVDYDIQEALKMKKPLDMDLYNMMMEISF; this comes from the coding sequence ATGAAAAAAATAGGAGTACTTACCAGTGGAGGAGACGCTCCGGGAATGAATGCAGCAATTCGTGCAGTTGTAAAAACAGCAATTGCAAATGGAATTCAACCGATAGGATTTATTAAAGGATATAATGGGATTCTTGAAAAAAATTATCATGTTATGGATCGAGAAAGTGTTTCAGGAATAATTCATTCGGGCGGAACCATTTTAAAGACAGCAAGATGTATGGAGTTTTATGAAGCGTCATATCGTGAAAAAGCATTTCATAATGCAAAAGAAATCGGATTAGATGGCTTGGTTGTAATAGGGGGAGATGGTTCATATCGAGGAGCAGGATATTTGTCAGAATTAGGGTTACCTTGTATTGGGGTTCCGGGAACAATAGACAATGATATTGCTTCAACAGAATATACAATTGGATATGATACAGCAATGAATACTGTAGTAGAATGTGTAGACAAATTAAATGATACGTGTCAGTCACATGAGCGGTGTAGTGTAGTCGAAGTAATGGGAAGACATGCAGGACACATTGCATTAAATACAGGTATTGCAACAGGAGCTGTCCAGATTATCACGGAAGAGATTCCTACCCCAATTGATGATGTTGTAGAAAATGTTAAAAAGATTCGTGAGTCAGGAAAAGATCATTTTATTGTTATTGTTTCAGAAGGGTACGGAAACCCTGTAGAAATAGCTACGCAGATTCAGGAAAAAACAGGAATTGATAGTCGTGCCACAATATTAGGGCATGTTCAAAGAGGTGGAAATCCGACATTAAAAGATAGGGTAAACGCAACTCGCATGGGATATTATGCAGTAAAGCTTCTTGAAGAGGGCAAAACCAATCGTGTAGTTGCTTTGCAACAGGGAAATCTAGTAGATTATGATATCCAAGAAGCTCTGAAGATGAAGAAACCGTTGGATATGGATTTATATAATATGATGATGGAAATTAGCTTTTAA
- a CDS encoding PfkB family carbohydrate kinase → MKIAGIGDNVIDRYMNMGIMFPGGNAVNVAAHAALLGAEAAYVGSIGADREGKILKNALESLGVDLSQCIFDPEATTKKCDVNVIDGERHYIGCDLGTKWAHTTTIRTEDVEYLKTFDVIHTSCNAKLHEDVYKLKDLTGMVTFDFSVKDKYRTEEFLNMTCPYLELGQFSCDHMEEPEIQELLKKVYAHGCKNVIATMGGRGQIFYNGSEFIKGKVYFVKPVDTMGAGDSYLAALIVSLLKKGWKKGIVLQADVIEAAMDDAAHYSSDNCLREGGFGFKNQIEE, encoded by the coding sequence ATGAAAATAGCAGGAATCGGCGATAATGTAATAGATCGTTATATGAATATGGGGATTATGTTCCCAGGTGGGAATGCAGTTAACGTTGCTGCTCATGCAGCACTTCTTGGCGCAGAGGCTGCATATGTAGGAAGCATCGGAGCAGACAGAGAAGGAAAAATATTGAAAAATGCTTTGGAAAGTTTAGGAGTAGATTTATCTCAATGCATCTTTGATCCGGAAGCAACAACAAAAAAATGTGATGTGAATGTAATTGATGGTGAAAGACATTATATAGGATGTGATTTGGGGACAAAATGGGCACATACAACGACAATTCGTACAGAAGATGTGGAATATCTAAAAACTTTTGACGTGATCCATACAAGTTGTAATGCCAAATTGCATGAAGATGTATATAAATTAAAAGATTTAACAGGAATGGTGACCTTTGATTTTTCGGTAAAAGATAAATATCGTACAGAAGAGTTTTTGAATATGACATGTCCATACTTGGAATTGGGACAATTTTCCTGTGACCATATGGAAGAACCAGAAATACAGGAACTATTAAAAAAAGTTTATGCACATGGGTGCAAAAATGTAATTGCGACTATGGGTGGCCGCGGACAGATTTTTTACAATGGAAGCGAATTTATAAAAGGAAAAGTCTATTTTGTAAAACCTGTTGACACAATGGGGGCAGGTGATTCTTATCTTGCGGCATTGATTGTATCTTTGCTGAAAAAAGGATGGAAAAAAGGCATTGTTTTGCAGGCAGATGTGATAGAGGCAGCAATGGATGATGCTGCACATTATTCATCAGACAACTGCTTGCGAGAGGGTGGCTTTGGGTTTAAAAATCAGATTGAGGAATAG